A part of Miscanthus floridulus cultivar M001 chromosome 6, ASM1932011v1, whole genome shotgun sequence genomic DNA contains:
- the LOC136458011 gene encoding uncharacterized protein, which yields MNSAGNGEGEPSLVQEEGPPPNAGNGDGGGGGLLAHAPNFGATEADTLLVVATLITALTYQLGTNIPGGYWQADDKEGHVAGDPIMRDKHRRRYWLFMAASWAGFGTSMLLTVGLITGVPARSRFVQYAFLVAYSSLVLTFVTSQPRTSLTMDLVIWAAVMAVLAVATKYLRLDRLPRWARSLCPAPPLASCCCSRSS from the coding sequence ATGAACAGCGCCGGCAATGGTGAGGGTGAGCCCTCCCTAGTGCAAGAGGAAGGGCCGCCGCCGAATgctggcaatggcgatggcggcggcggcggcctgctcGCACACGCACCGAACTTCGGCGCGACTGAAGCGGACACGCTGCTGGTGGTGGCGACACTGATCACAGCGCTGACGTACCAGCTGGGCACCAACATCCCGGGCGGGTACTGGCAGGCCGACGACAAAGAGGGGCACGTGGCCGGGGACCCGATCATGCGGGACAAGCACCGGCGGCGGTACTGGCTGTTCATGGCGGCGAGCTGGGCGGGGTTCGGCACCTCGATGCTGCTCACGGTGGGGCTCATCACGGGGGTGCCCGCGCGGTCGCGCTTCGTGCAGTACGCGTTCCTGGTGGCCTACTccagcctcgtgctcacgttcgTCACGTCGCAGCCGCGCACCTCGCTCACCATGGACCTCGTCATCTGGGCCGCCGTCATGGCCGTGCTCGCCGTCGCCACCAAGTACCTGCGCCTCGACAGGCTCCCCAGATGGGCGCGCTCCCTGTGCCCTGCTCCTCCTCTGGCCTCGTGCTGCTGCTCACGTTCGTCGTGA
- the LOC136455889 gene encoding syntaxin-23-like, with translation MSFQDLEAGHVRGAPLGGGRRNGRGAAGAGVAGAGASQAVASGVFQINTAVATFQRLVNTLGTPKDTPDLRDRIHKTRQHITQLVKDTSDKLKQASEADHRVEVSATKKIADAKLAKDFQAVLKEFQKAQRLAVEREAAYAPFISQAGLPQSYNSSEVNNGADKLAEQRTQLLESRRQELVFLDNEIVFNEAIIEERDQGIQEIQHQITEVNEIFKDLAVLVHDQGAMIDDIDSHIENAVVATSQAKGQLSKAVKNSEVELFADMLVAGYFRSGPAHSDNSTCCLKAWKAAEVPKSDRAYRDKFLHKLFLLCSQE, from the exons atgaGCTTCCAGGACCTGGAGGCGGGCCACGTCCGCGGGGCGCCGCTCGGCGGCGGCCGGAGGAACGGCCGGGGCGCCGCGGGGGCGGGCGTAGCCGGCGCTGGCGCGTCGCAGGCCGTCGCGTCGGGCGTCTTCCAGATCAACACCGCGGTCGCCACGTTCCAGCGCCTCGTCAACACGCTCGGCACGCCCAAGGACACCCCCGACCTCCGCGACAGGAT ACATAAAACACGGCAACACATAACACAACTAGTGAAGGATACATCAGACAAGCTTAAACAAGCTAGCGAGGCGGATCATCGCGTTGAAGTCAGC GCTACCAAGAAGATTGCTGATGCAAAGCTAGCTAAAGATTTCCAAGCAGTCCTAAAAGAATTCCAGAAAGCTCAGCGATTAGCAGTAGAGAGAGAAGCTGCATATGCACCTTTTATTTCTCAAGCTGGCCTGCCACAGAG CTACAACTCAAGTGAAGTGAATAATGGCGCTGATAAGTTGGCAGAGCAGCGCACGCAGCTTCTAGAATCTAGAAG GCAGGAGTTGGTCTTCTTGGATAATGAAATTGTGTTCAATGAGGCCATCATTGAGGAGAGGGATCAGGGAATACAAGAGATTCAGCACCAAATCACTGAAGTAAACGAAATCTTCAAAGATCTTGCTGTGCTAGTCCATGATCAAGGAGCAATGATAG ATGACATTGACTCCCATATAGAGAATGCCGTTGTAGCGACTTCACAGGCTAAAGGCCAGCTTTCAAAAGCTGTTAAAAACTCAGAAGTCGAACTCTTCGCTG ATATGCTTGTTGCTGGTTATTTTCGGAGTGGTCCTGCTCATAGTGATAATAGTACTTGCTGCCTAAAAGCTTGGAAGGCAGCTGAGGTTCCAAAATCTGATCGAGCTTATCGTGACAAATTCCTTCATAAGTTATTTTTGCTGTGTAGCCAGGAATGA